A region from the Drosophila takahashii strain IR98-3 E-12201 chromosome 2L, DtakHiC1v2, whole genome shotgun sequence genome encodes:
- the Ca-Ma2d gene encoding voltage-dependent calcium channel subunit alpha-2/delta-3, whose translation MFGLCEKLMTHFAVILTAFFLSQPLLLLLICGPHGGTFPSTSTHWAAEASAADENVGKWATQFGDELFALAQKITKSQEIKEKYKEYNARVELKNGTELIKSITKNVGRMLARKMDAVRCIQERAEYVYENFEFNRTYALQNFTYMSSKYSKYNGNSSEELEPNEKEFEWMYQDMELNPDTHFYNTPVDTEHSSVHVPSNIWDRADRVLKTIMWSEQLDEVFRQNYQSDPALSWQYFGSDTGILRHYPAGQWTDARANRDDADTYDCRKRSWYIETATCSKDIVILLDHSGSMTGFRHHVAKFTIRSILETFSNNDFFTILRYSNEVTDIIPCFNGALVQATPENIEVFNQAIEELEEDPEGYANLTLAYDTAFQLLRKYYDSRHCSTNSTCNQAIMLVTDGVAGNTTEVFQKYNHGNGENGTSRMNTRIFTYLLGKEVTKVREIQWMACLNRGYYSHVQTLDEVQEEVLKYVDVIATPLVLQNEQHPPTWTHAFTDKTYDPKTSNERRPRLMISVGVPAFDRSYRHVNSTNPRARLLGVAGTDVPVEDIDKLTLPYKLGVNGYSFVVSNNGYVLLHPDLRPIGTNGKMNPNYNSIDFTEVEHLFEDQSPREPGESILNIRNAMVRHESNEFKSISVKFHYDKMRRVSEEKQDYFFAPLPNTPFTLGIVMPTEYGKTWIKVGEEVDKNKHMKINISDFFIGDNWKVHPDWVYCKYHYLEGHEFKTPEDELREFLGKMMKNDWKWPEQYAEDESDWDDKDDLNCGRKTLGDDAYYCNKELVHLLIFDAKVTNSSYGVWRFESEEELQLIKLFGADLRFVATMSGLTRWQFIFGEVEVDTDREFGDYHTTAIDETWYKSAILQHHEDRSESFVYSVKYYDDPMENNEVKVTASHAIFPRDGGKEAPACVVGFQFNHSNMLERFLSITAVDHCNNCMPTCLADDVDCVVIDNNAYIVIGQNVNTTGKFFGEFHGDVMAAMVEKGIFLSIEVYDYQEQCKEEPKAGSDGHGLLHPLRLLSFGWKWLVGRLFFQYQRIQWWADGAPFMEYTDEIEDEYVAVGDGGKASASKPKDDSDDENAMFDEPEPDPIYKACDMRSTLYALQPAALTGINDVVEVPSTRPFWIKKIPNSNLVLVVVNVLYASRSVRLTTEPQRMEYDKEFPCYKLNMSFYERRRIEECFTEHEDEELYTYCGNASRLGLTLQLLPLTIILMFYLTHSFMR comes from the exons CGTCGGCAAGTGGGCCACCCAATTTGGCGACGAGCTGTTCGCGCTGGCGCAGAAGATCACCAAGTCGCAGGAGATCAAGGAGAAGTACAAGGAGTACAATGCCCGCGTGGAGCTGAAGAACGGCACCGAGCTGATCAAGTCGATAACGAAAAATGTGGGCAGGATGCTGGCCAGAAAGATGGATGCGGTGCGGTGCATCCAGGAGCGGGCCGAATACGTTTACGAGAACTTTGAGTTCAATCGCACCTACGCGCTGCAGAACTTCACCTATATGTCGAGCAAGTATTCGAAGTACAATGGCAACAGTTCCGAGGAACTGGAGCCGAACGAGAAGGAGTTCGAGTGGATGTACCAGGACATGGAGCTAAATCCGGACACACACTTCTACAATACGCCAGTGGACACGGAGCACAGTTCGGTGCATGTGCCCTCGAATATTTGGGATCGTGCGGATCGGGTGCTGAAGACCATAATGTGGTCCGAGCAGCTGGACGAGGTCTTCAGGCAGAACTACCAATCCGATCCGGCCCTATCGTGGCAGTACTTTGGCTCCGACACGGGTATCCTACGGCACTATCCGGCTGGCCAATGGACGGATGCCCGAGCGAATCGCGATGATGCCGATACCTACGATTGCCGGAAGAGATCCTGGTACATTGAGACGGCCACCTGCTCCAAGGACATTGTCATCCTGTTGGATCATTCTGGTTCAATGACGGGTTTCCGGCATCACGTAGCCAAGTTCACCATCCGCAGTATCCTGGAGACCTTTTCCAACAATGATTTCTTTACCATTTTACGGTACTCGAATGAGGTTACGGACATCATACCCTGTTTCAATGGAGCCCTCGTCCAGGCGACACCCGAAAATATCGAGGTCTTTAATCAGGCCATCGAGGAGCTGGAAGAAGATCCCGAGGGCTATGCCAATCTCACGTTGGCATACGACACGGCCTTCCAGCTGTTGCGAAAGTACTACGACAGTCGCCACTGTAGCACCAACTCCACCTGCAACCAGGCCATAATGCTGGTAACCGACGGAGTGGCGGGCAATACCACCGAAGTTTTTCAGAAGTACAACCACGGCAATGGCGAGAACGGCACTTCGCGGATGAACACTCGGATATTCACCTATCTGCTGGGCAAGGAGGTCACCAAGGTGCGCGAAATCCAGTGGATGGCCTGTCTGAATCGGGGATACTACTCGCATGTCCAGACATTGGATGAGGTCCAAGAGGAGGTGCTCAAGTACGTGGACGTTATTGCCACGCCCCTGGTGCTGCAGAATGAACAACACCCGCCCACCTGGACGCACGCCTTTACGGACAAGACG TACGATCCAAAAACCTCAAATGAGCGACGACCTCGACTGATGATATCTGTGGGAGTTCCAGCCTTCGATCGATCCTATCGTCACGTTAACAGCACCAATCCGAGGGCACGTTTGTTGGGAGTCGCTGGAACAGACGTGCCCGTGGAAGATATAGACAAGCTGACACTGCCCTACAAG ctGGGTGTTAACGGCTACTCTTTTGTGGTGTCCAATAATGGTTATGTTCTGCTGCATCCCGATCTGCGGCCCATTGGG ACCAATGGCAAAATGAATCCGAACTACAACAGCATAGACTTCACCGAGGTAGAGCATCTTTTCGAGGACCAAAGTCCTCGGGAGCCGGGCGAATCGATTCTGAATATTCGCAATGCAATGGTGCGACACGAAAGCAATGAGTTTAAGAGCATATCCGTGAAGTTCCACTACGACAAGATGCGCCGCGTTTCTGAGGAGAAACAGGACTACTTCTTTGCCCCCCTGCCCAATACTCCGTTCACCTTGGGCATTGTTATGCCCACCGAATATGGCAAGACTTGGATTAAGGTCGGCGAGGAGGTGGACAAGAACAAGCACATGAAGATAAATATATCGGATTTCTTTATCGGCGACAACTGGAAGGTCCATCCCGATTG GGTTTACTGCAAGTATCACTATCTGGAGGGTCATGAGTTCAAAACACCCGAGGATGAGTTGCGCGAATTCCTGGGCAAAATGATGAAAAACGATTGGAAGTGGCCAGAGCAATATGCCGAGGATGAATCCGATTGGGATGACAAAGATGATT TGAACTGCGGCCGCAAAACGCTGGGTGATGATGCCTACTATTGCAACAAGGAGCTGGTTCACCTGCTCATCTTCGATGCCAAGGTGACAAACTCCAGTTATGGCGTTTGGCGGTTCGAGAGCGAGGAGGAGTTACAGTTGATTAAGCTTTTCGGTGCCGATCTTCGATTTGTGGCCACCATGAGCGGCCTGACCCGCTGGCAGTTCATCTTCGGGGAGGTTGAGGTTGATACGGATCGGGAGTTCGGGGACTACCACACCACGGCCATCGACGAGACCTGGTACAAGAGTGCCATCCTGCAGCACCACGAGGACCGATCGGAGAGTTTCGTGTACTCGGTGAAGTACTACGACGATCCCATGGAAAACAACGAGGTCAAGGTCACCGCCTCGCACGCCATCTTCCCAAGGGACGGCGGCAAGGAGGCGCCCGCCTGTGTGGTGGGCTTCCAGTTTAACCACTCTAATATGCTTGAACGCTTCCTCAGCATCACCGCAGTGGATCAT TGCAATAATTGCATGCCCACCTGCTTGGCCGACGATGTGGATTGTGTGGTGATTGACAATAACGCGTACATAGTGATTGGCCAGAATGTCAACACCACTGGCAAGTTCTTCGGCGAGTTCCACGGCGACGTGATGGCCGCGATGGTGGAAAAGGGGATCTTTCTGAGCATTGAGGTCTACGATTACCAGGAACAGTGCAAGGAAGAGCCGAAGGCGGGCAGCGATGGCCACGGCCTGTTGCAT CCCCTGCGACTATTGAGTTTTGGCTGGAAGTGGCTGGTGGGCCGGCTCTTCTTTCAGTACCAGAGGATTCAGTGGTGGGCTGATGGAGCACCAT TTATGGAATATACTGACGAGATCGAGGACGAGTACGTGGCCGTGGGCGATGGAGGAAAGGCCTCGGCTTCCAAGCCAAAAGACGATAGCGACGACGAGAACGCCATGTTCGACGAACCCGAGCCAGATCCCATCTATAAGGCCTGTGACATGCGATCCACTCTCTACGCCCTGCAGCCCGCTGCCCTGACGGGCATCAATGATGTCGTGGAGGTGCCTTCAACAAGACCCTTTTGGATCAAGAAGATCCCCAACTCCAATCTGGTCCTGGTGGTGGTCAATGTCCTGTATGCGTCGCGCAGCGTTCGCCTGACCACCGAACCGCAACGGATGGAATACGATAAGGAGTTTCCCTGCTATAAGCTCAACATGAGCTTCTACGAACGGCGACGCATCGAAGAGTGCTTCACAGAGCACGAGGAT GAGGAACTCTACACCTATTGCGGCAATGCCTCGCGGCTGGGTCTAACGCTTCAGCTGCTGCCGCTGAccataattttaatgtt